In Nitrospirota bacterium, a single window of DNA contains:
- a CDS encoding NAD(+)/NADH kinase has translation MKNKSIGILTKPKFPEIKNTLLDVVTWLRARSIGVILDTTSAALLSEQGGVQKTQLASKADVLLVLGGDGTMLNAARLAGERSIPILGVNMGGLGFLTEVRLENLYPSLERVFANDFVLDERLMLQTHIHRHGETVARGVVLNDVVISKGTLARMIEVKISIQGQFVTNLRGDGVIVSTPTGSTAYSLSAGGPIIDPAVQSLMVTPICPHTLTHRPLIVPGTAEIEITLTSRDDGAMATLDGQVGVAMVQGDTVEIKMSEHRTRLIRFPESGYYEVLREKLKWGDG, from the coding sequence ATGAAGAACAAAAGTATCGGGATCTTGACCAAGCCCAAGTTCCCTGAGATCAAGAACACATTGCTCGATGTGGTGACCTGGCTCAGGGCTCGAAGCATTGGTGTCATCTTGGATACGACATCGGCAGCCTTGCTCAGCGAGCAAGGGGGAGTCCAGAAAACTCAACTAGCCAGCAAGGCAGATGTCTTGCTGGTCCTGGGCGGCGATGGAACCATGCTCAATGCTGCCAGGCTTGCCGGGGAACGAAGCATTCCAATCCTCGGCGTCAATATGGGCGGTCTGGGTTTCTTAACCGAAGTCCGGCTGGAGAACTTGTACCCCTCCCTTGAACGCGTGTTTGCCAATGACTTCGTGCTCGACGAACGATTGATGCTCCAGACGCATATTCATCGACATGGAGAAACCGTCGCACGTGGAGTAGTGCTGAACGATGTCGTGATCAGCAAGGGGACCCTGGCCCGGATGATCGAGGTGAAGATTTCGATTCAAGGCCAGTTCGTCACGAATTTGCGTGGCGATGGCGTCATCGTCAGCACCCCAACGGGATCGACCGCCTACTCTCTCTCGGCCGGAGGGCCAATCATCGACCCGGCGGTCCAATCTCTCATGGTAACCCCGATCTGTCCTCACACTCTGACGCATCGTCCCCTGATCGTTCCAGGAACCGCAGAAATCGAAATCACATTGACGAGCAGAGACGATGGCGCGATGGCGACGTTAGACGGTCAGGTCGGCGTGGCGATGGTTCAGGGGGATACGGTTGAAATCAAGATGTCTGAACACCGGACGAGACTGATTCGTTTCCCGGAAAGCGGATATTATGAAGTCTTGCGTGAAAAGCTGAAGTGGGGGGACGGCTAG
- the arsC gene encoding arsenate reductase (glutaredoxin) (This arsenate reductase requires both glutathione and glutaredoxin to convert arsenate to arsenite, after which the efflux transporter formed by ArsA and ArsB can extrude the arsenite from the cell, providing resistance.), which produces MAEVTIYQKPTCSTCRQAVQLLKESGKPFTSINYYEKPFTKALLKSLLKKAGLTPKDVLRTKEEIYKELGLAKKNLSDDEWLDVMIAHPDLIQRPIVEKGEKVILARPAESVKELL; this is translated from the coding sequence ATGGCCGAGGTAACAATTTACCAGAAACCTACTTGCAGCACCTGCCGTCAGGCGGTGCAGTTGTTAAAAGAGAGCGGAAAGCCCTTTACATCCATCAACTACTACGAGAAGCCATTCACGAAGGCGCTCCTCAAGAGCCTCTTAAAGAAGGCGGGGCTCACGCCCAAAGATGTCTTGCGAACCAAAGAGGAAATCTACAAAGAGCTGGGTTTGGCCAAAAAGAATCTGTCAGACGATGAATGGCTCGACGTGATGATCGCCCACCCTGATCTCATTCAGCGTCCGATTGTCGAAAAAGGCGAGAAGGTGATCTTGGCCAGACCGGCGGAGTCAGTAAAAGAATTGCTGTAG
- a CDS encoding FAD-dependent oxidoreductase: MSATNSHVIIVVGAGPAGMAAASSLAKAGHEVIILNRDIKFGGLAEYGIFPAKLKLRSGLKKQYWELLQQPNVHYFGNVSVGKGKDLTVEDVRALGASAVVFAIGAQGTKAIGVEGDSAQGVFHAKDVVYHFNRLPGFGDRPFEMGKHVAIIGAGDVMVDIAHWLTRYKKVERVTAIVRRGPAERKYNPKEIRAVCSNMDVDGITKEVARIKDRLAAVGQNADEILKALTDEFVKCEPKVSDTKMGFKFLASPKRILVDSHNRVRGLEMEDNKLEPKGSDTAAVGLKQYYEFPCDAVVFAVGDKVDETVGLPYKSGLFVTNPNKTTNDPDDALFQAFDETTGKVVDGVFLTGWARKASEGLVGIAKRDGDWCAEVVTCYLSSSASHSHTGAKVILDKLATALKNHKSHPVDAKGLRVLESIEHKHQGATDCIGVFKYASNREMIDLIEKGKP; encoded by the coding sequence ATGAGCGCAACGAACTCCCATGTGATTATTGTGGTCGGCGCAGGGCCGGCAGGTATGGCGGCAGCCAGTTCTTTGGCAAAGGCCGGCCATGAAGTGATTATTCTCAATCGAGACATCAAGTTCGGTGGATTGGCTGAATATGGCATCTTCCCGGCCAAGCTCAAGCTGCGCAGCGGTCTCAAGAAGCAATATTGGGAGCTGCTCCAGCAGCCGAATGTCCATTACTTCGGCAATGTTTCGGTCGGCAAGGGGAAAGACCTCACAGTAGAGGACGTTCGTGCCCTTGGCGCGAGCGCGGTCGTTTTTGCCATCGGCGCGCAGGGCACTAAAGCGATCGGCGTGGAAGGGGATTCGGCCCAGGGCGTGTTTCATGCGAAGGATGTGGTCTACCACTTCAATCGGCTCCCGGGCTTCGGCGATCGTCCATTTGAGATGGGCAAACATGTGGCGATCATCGGAGCAGGCGATGTCATGGTCGATATCGCCCATTGGCTGACTCGGTACAAAAAAGTAGAGCGCGTGACGGCAATCGTGCGGCGTGGGCCTGCTGAGCGTAAGTACAATCCGAAAGAAATTCGTGCCGTCTGCTCCAATATGGATGTGGACGGAATTACCAAGGAAGTGGCTAGGATTAAGGACCGCCTCGCTGCGGTCGGCCAGAATGCTGACGAGATACTCAAGGCTCTGACAGACGAGTTTGTAAAGTGCGAGCCGAAAGTCAGCGACACAAAGATGGGCTTTAAGTTCTTGGCTTCTCCGAAACGCATCCTCGTGGATAGCCATAATCGCGTACGTGGCTTAGAGATGGAAGACAACAAGTTGGAGCCGAAGGGGAGCGATACCGCGGCGGTGGGCTTGAAACAATATTATGAATTCCCCTGCGACGCGGTGGTTTTTGCCGTCGGCGACAAAGTCGATGAGACTGTCGGGCTCCCCTATAAGAGTGGCTTATTTGTGACGAACCCCAACAAGACTACCAACGATCCAGACGATGCGCTCTTTCAGGCTTTCGATGAGACCACCGGCAAAGTTGTGGACGGTGTCTTCCTGACTGGTTGGGCCAGGAAGGCCAGCGAAGGGTTGGTGGGAATTGCCAAGCGAGATGGTGACTGGTGCGCGGAAGTTGTGACTTGCTACCTTTCAAGCAGCGCCTCACATAGTCACACTGGGGCAAAGGTCATTCTCGATAAGCTGGCCACAGCGCTCAAGAACCATAAGAGCCATCCGGTCGATGCCAAGGGCCTCCGCGTACTCGAATCGATCGAGCATAAGCACCAGGGTGCGACCGATTGTATCGGGGTGTTCAAATACGCAAGCAACCGGGAGATGATCGATCTGATCGAGAAGGGGAAACCGTAA
- the tsaD gene encoding tRNA (adenosine(37)-N6)-threonylcarbamoyltransferase complex transferase subunit TsaD, whose amino-acid sequence MNATLDQPLNAWIPGPILGIETSCDETAASVLAADGTVLSNIITSQHAVHQRFGGVVPELASRAHIESIEVVSAEALQQAGLVWTDLAGIAVTQGPGLAGALLVGVNYAKALAYALSIPVVGVSHLEGHIASAWLQDPAFPLPCVVLVVSGGHTHLYFREATGHHRLLGATKDDAAGEAFDKGAQMLGLDYPGGPAIDRLARQGNPDAIAFPRSYLKKGSLDFSFSGLKTSLLYIVQAMHEQYWADKLADLAAGYQEAIVTILVEKAFAAVQSSGVRALAVVGGVSANSRLRVLLQERAASERLLLSLPPLSYCTDNAAMIAAAGRQALCAGTRAPLDLDAHASMVSPLAQAI is encoded by the coding sequence ATGAATGCAACTCTTGATCAGCCTCTCAATGCCTGGATACCAGGGCCTATCCTTGGCATCGAGACGTCCTGTGATGAAACGGCGGCATCTGTGTTGGCGGCAGATGGCACCGTCCTTTCAAATATTATAACGTCACAACATGCGGTTCATCAGCGATTCGGTGGTGTCGTGCCTGAACTCGCCTCCCGCGCCCATATTGAATCTATTGAAGTTGTCTCAGCTGAGGCGTTACAACAAGCTGGTTTGGTATGGACTGATCTCGCTGGTATCGCTGTCACTCAAGGACCTGGTCTGGCGGGTGCGCTTCTCGTTGGGGTCAACTATGCAAAAGCCTTGGCCTATGCCTTGAGTATTCCTGTAGTCGGCGTGAGCCATCTTGAGGGCCACATTGCCTCCGCCTGGTTGCAGGACCCAGCGTTTCCATTGCCCTGTGTGGTTCTGGTGGTCTCAGGCGGGCATACTCATCTGTATTTCAGGGAAGCCACCGGCCATCACCGGCTGCTTGGTGCGACCAAAGACGATGCTGCAGGGGAGGCCTTTGACAAAGGCGCTCAAATGCTTGGACTGGACTATCCTGGAGGACCAGCCATAGATCGCTTGGCTCGGCAGGGAAATCCAGACGCGATAGCCTTCCCACGGTCCTATCTTAAGAAGGGTAGCCTTGATTTTAGTTTCAGCGGTCTGAAGACATCGTTGCTTTATATAGTTCAAGCAATGCATGAGCAATATTGGGCGGATAAACTGGCTGACCTCGCGGCAGGTTATCAGGAGGCTATCGTCACCATTTTGGTTGAGAAGGCCTTTGCTGCGGTCCAATCTTCCGGCGTTCGTGCATTGGCTGTTGTCGGCGGGGTGTCTGCAAATTCCCGCTTGCGCGTACTGCTCCAAGAGCGAGCCGCATCCGAGAGGCTGCTGTTGAGCCTTCCTCCACTCAGCTATTGCACCGATAATGCTGCGATGATCGCGGCGGCGGGGAGGCAGGCACTGTGCGCAGGGACAAGGGCCCCCCTCGACCTGGATGCTCACGCCTCAATGGTTTCACCGTTGGCACAGGCGATCTAA
- a CDS encoding ATP-dependent Clp protease ATP-binding subunit — MFERFTDKGRKIIILAREEAERHQNDYLGTEHLVLAILRESDGIALMILKKMGLSTEQIRLEIERNLPGGGTTMTFGEIPFSPRVKKVIEYGVEEARLLGHNHIGSEHLLLGLLREEEGIGGKILRSLGANLLTARQLTVTFLRKSAPRERDRKSNTPALDEFGRDLTQLAQEGHLDPVIGRADEIERVLQILSRRSKNNPVLIGEAGVGKTAIVEGLAQRIVQSEVPDNLLSRRVIALDLGALVAGTKYRGQFEERLKVVMKEIVQAGNIIIFIDELHTLVGAGAAEGSIDASNMLKPALSRGEIQCIGATTLDEYRKHIEKDGALKRRFQPIHVQPPSIDETVLIIQGLRDRYEEHHGVEISEEAILEAVKLSDRYISDRFLPDKAIDLIDETGSRAKLQTYALPSELKAMEQELKKVSREKEQAISLQNFEEAVRHREEEERLRKLLDESKREWKKNQEKNKPTIGKEDVAYVVSKMTGIPLFKLEEEESNKLLRMEEFLHKRVIGQNEAISAVARAIRRSRAGLKEARKPIGSFIFLGPTGVGKTELARTLAGFLFNSEDALIRIDMSEYQEKFTSTRLFGAPPGYVGYEEGGQLTERVRRRPYSVVLFDEIEKAHPDVFNILLQVLDDGVLTDSLGRKVDFKNCVIIMTSNIGTKMIQKGVSLGFQSTEGDQERHKKEEVLGELRRSFSPEFLNRIDEIVVFHQLDKTHLTSILDILLGELNLRLLEKGVELEVEDDVKQWLIKEGYEPLYGARPMRRTIQRAIGDPLSEEMIKGRFKECRKIRVVLRDGAPAFIAQEAMAGV, encoded by the coding sequence ATGTTCGAACGATTCACGGACAAGGGTCGGAAGATCATCATCCTCGCACGGGAAGAGGCTGAGCGTCACCAAAACGATTACCTCGGAACCGAGCATCTCGTCCTCGCGATTCTCCGTGAGTCCGATGGGATTGCGCTGATGATCTTGAAAAAGATGGGACTCTCGACCGAACAAATCCGTTTGGAAATTGAACGGAATTTGCCCGGCGGAGGGACCACCATGACTTTTGGGGAAATCCCATTCAGCCCCCGGGTCAAGAAAGTCATCGAATACGGGGTCGAAGAAGCACGTCTCCTTGGACACAATCATATCGGCAGCGAACATCTCTTATTGGGATTGCTCCGAGAAGAGGAAGGGATCGGTGGCAAAATCCTCCGCAGCTTAGGCGCCAATCTCCTGACCGCCCGACAATTGACTGTCACATTCTTGCGGAAATCCGCCCCTCGCGAACGTGACCGGAAGAGCAACACTCCGGCACTCGACGAGTTCGGTCGTGACCTGACCCAGCTGGCCCAGGAAGGACATCTGGATCCTGTCATCGGTCGCGCTGATGAAATCGAGCGTGTATTACAGATTTTGAGCCGACGTTCGAAAAATAATCCTGTGCTCATTGGAGAAGCCGGCGTCGGTAAGACGGCTATTGTCGAAGGTCTTGCCCAGCGGATCGTTCAGTCTGAAGTCCCTGACAACCTTCTCTCACGGCGCGTCATTGCACTGGACCTTGGAGCGCTGGTCGCGGGAACAAAATATCGTGGCCAATTCGAGGAACGGCTGAAGGTCGTCATGAAGGAGATCGTCCAGGCCGGAAACATCATCATCTTCATCGATGAACTTCATACCTTAGTGGGAGCTGGGGCGGCAGAAGGATCGATCGATGCCTCCAACATGCTCAAGCCAGCATTGTCGCGTGGTGAGATTCAGTGCATCGGTGCCACGACACTCGATGAATACCGAAAGCATATTGAGAAAGATGGGGCTCTCAAGCGGCGATTCCAGCCAATTCATGTTCAGCCCCCAAGCATCGATGAAACGGTATTGATCATCCAGGGACTTCGCGATCGGTACGAAGAACATCATGGCGTCGAAATCTCCGAAGAGGCCATTCTCGAAGCGGTGAAGTTATCCGATCGTTACATCAGCGATCGCTTCCTCCCTGACAAGGCCATCGATTTAATCGACGAGACTGGCTCGCGGGCAAAACTGCAGACCTATGCATTACCTTCAGAGCTGAAGGCCATGGAGCAAGAGCTGAAAAAGGTTTCTCGCGAAAAAGAGCAGGCCATCTCCTTGCAGAACTTCGAGGAAGCCGTTCGTCATCGCGAGGAAGAAGAACGGCTGCGCAAGTTGCTTGATGAATCCAAGCGCGAGTGGAAGAAGAATCAGGAAAAAAATAAGCCGACGATTGGCAAAGAAGATGTGGCCTATGTCGTCTCCAAGATGACCGGCATTCCGCTCTTCAAGCTTGAAGAAGAAGAGTCGAACAAGCTGTTGCGCATGGAGGAGTTCCTTCACAAGCGCGTGATTGGTCAGAACGAGGCCATCTCGGCCGTGGCCAGAGCCATTCGGCGGTCACGTGCAGGCCTTAAAGAGGCACGGAAGCCGATCGGCTCGTTTATTTTCCTGGGACCCACCGGGGTTGGGAAAACCGAGTTGGCACGGACGTTGGCGGGGTTCCTCTTCAATAGTGAAGATGCACTCATTCGAATCGACATGTCGGAATATCAAGAAAAGTTCACCAGTACGCGACTCTTCGGGGCGCCTCCTGGATATGTGGGATATGAAGAGGGCGGCCAGTTGACTGAACGGGTTCGCCGTCGGCCCTATTCAGTGGTGCTTTTCGACGAAATCGAAAAGGCTCACCCGGATGTGTTCAATATCCTGCTACAAGTATTGGACGACGGGGTGTTGACCGATAGCCTCGGGCGCAAGGTCGACTTTAAGAATTGCGTCATCATCATGACCTCTAATATCGGGACGAAGATGATCCAGAAGGGCGTCTCGCTCGGATTCCAGAGCACGGAAGGCGATCAGGAGCGCCATAAGAAGGAAGAAGTCTTGGGGGAATTGCGACGCTCGTTCAGTCCGGAGTTCCTGAATCGAATCGACGAAATCGTGGTCTTCCATCAACTGGACAAGACCCATCTCACCAGTATTCTCGACATTCTCCTGGGTGAACTCAACCTTCGTCTTCTTGAGAAGGGTGTGGAACTCGAAGTTGAGGATGACGTCAAGCAATGGCTGATCAAGGAAGGCTATGAGCCGCTCTACGGAGCCAGGCCGATGCGTCGGACGATTCAGCGTGCGATCGGTGATCCACTCTCTGAAGAGATGATCAAGGGACGGTTTAAGGAATGCCGTAAAATCCGCGTCGTGCTTCGCGATGGCGCTCCGGCATTCATCGCGCAGGAGGCCATGGCTGGAGTCTAG
- a CDS encoding Hsp20/alpha crystallin family protein has protein sequence MYRRPTAPQTNGKEAIVVADWVPSVDVSETDGEYQIKAEIPDVKKEDVKVTLEDGVLTIQGERKFEKEEKGKKYHRVERSYGSFVRSFTLPDLVDEANVKAEFKDGVLNLKLPKSEKVKSKAIEVTVG, from the coding sequence ATGTACCGCCGTCCGACTGCGCCGCAGACGAACGGCAAGGAAGCGATCGTCGTTGCCGACTGGGTGCCATCCGTCGATGTCAGCGAAACGGACGGAGAGTACCAGATCAAGGCGGAGATCCCGGACGTGAAGAAAGAGGATGTGAAGGTGACGCTGGAAGATGGTGTGCTCACTATCCAGGGCGAGCGCAAGTTTGAAAAAGAAGAGAAGGGGAAGAAATATCATCGGGTCGAGCGGTCCTACGGGAGCTTCGTTCGCAGCTTCACCTTGCCCGATCTCGTCGATGAGGCGAACGTGAAGGCTGAGTTCAAGGACGGAGTCTTGAATCTCAAGCTGCCGAAGTCCGAAAAGGTGAAATCGAAAGCGATCGAGGTCACGGTCGGCTAA
- a CDS encoding citrate synthase gives MPHDFMPGLAGVPAAKSAISDVDGQRGVLEYRGIRVEELCLRSSYLETAYLLLFGHLPTESELARWQEDIVHHRRIKFKIVDLLKCLPEQGHPMDALQAAVAALGMFYPGRNVKDIENNYWSAVRLVAKLPTIVAAWARLRHGNEYIPPRDDLGFSENFLYMLTEKEPLPLWAEIFDDCLILHAEHTMNASTFTGMVTASTLADPYTVVASSIGALKGPLHGGANEEVVQMLKQIGEPGKVRSYLEERDGAKQKLMGFGHRVYKVKDPRATILQTLCERLFKECGSSPLYEVALEVERVAEERLKGKGIYPNVDFYSGIVYKKMGIETDLFTPLFAMARVSGWLAHWLEQLKENKLYRPDQIYSGEHNRTYVPIGER, from the coding sequence ATGCCTCATGATTTCATGCCAGGGCTCGCCGGCGTCCCTGCAGCCAAATCCGCGATCAGCGATGTAGATGGCCAACGCGGCGTGCTGGAATATCGCGGCATTCGTGTTGAAGAACTGTGTCTTAGATCCTCTTATCTTGAAACCGCCTATCTGTTGCTCTTCGGTCACCTTCCCACTGAATCGGAGCTCGCGCGATGGCAGGAAGATATCGTCCATCACCGCCGTATTAAGTTCAAGATCGTCGACTTACTGAAATGCTTGCCGGAGCAAGGCCATCCGATGGATGCCTTGCAAGCAGCCGTTGCTGCCTTGGGCATGTTTTATCCTGGCAGGAACGTGAAGGACATTGAGAACAACTACTGGTCGGCAGTTAGACTTGTGGCCAAACTGCCCACGATCGTTGCAGCGTGGGCGCGCCTTCGGCATGGAAACGAATATATCCCACCGCGCGACGATCTCGGCTTTTCCGAAAACTTCCTCTATATGCTGACGGAGAAGGAGCCACTTCCTCTATGGGCCGAGATTTTCGACGACTGCCTGATCCTTCATGCGGAACACACGATGAATGCGTCAACTTTCACCGGCATGGTCACGGCTTCGACACTGGCCGATCCCTATACGGTCGTCGCCTCCTCGATTGGGGCTCTGAAGGGGCCGTTGCATGGCGGAGCCAATGAAGAAGTCGTACAGATGCTGAAGCAAATCGGCGAACCAGGAAAGGTTCGCTCGTACCTCGAAGAACGGGACGGTGCGAAACAGAAACTGATGGGCTTCGGCCACCGCGTGTACAAGGTGAAAGATCCCCGGGCGACAATCCTCCAGACGCTCTGTGAACGCCTTTTCAAGGAATGTGGCAGTTCACCGTTGTATGAGGTTGCGTTGGAGGTCGAGCGCGTCGCGGAAGAGCGGCTGAAGGGGAAGGGGATTTACCCCAATGTCGACTTCTACTCCGGAATCGTCTACAAGAAAATGGGCATCGAAACCGATCTCTTCACCCCGTTATTCGCGATGGCTCGAGTGTCCGGGTGGTTGGCCCATTGGCTGGAACAGCTGAAGGAAAATAAACTCTACCGACCGGATCAAATCTACTCCGGCGAGCACAACCGAACCTATGTTCCCATCGGCGAACGTTAG
- a CDS encoding class II fumarate hydratase, with amino-acid sequence MKKIAAATQSSPATRIERDTMGELAVPTTAYYGVQTARAIENFPISSLRFPRAMIRAMGMIKRAAATVNQSLGLLDKKPADAIKLAATEVVEGKLDAEFPVDIFQTGSGTSTNMNTNEVISNRATELLGGARGSKLVHPNDHVNLGQSSNDVIPTAIHIAAGELMQQQLIPALTRLQKSLARKANEFDKIVKIGRTHLQDATPVRLGQEFGGYARQIELGIQRVRRAQEALSEVALGGTAVGTGLNCHPKFPAKVMAIVSKETGCTFKEAKNHFEAQSAQDSLVEASGELKTIAVSLMKIANDIRWLGSGPRCGLGEINLPETQPGSSIMPGKVNPVIAESVTMVCAQVIGNDVTVTVGGQAANFELIVMLPVMAYNVLQSIELLSTASTNFAVKCIDGIKANEERCRSLIEESLAMCTALAPEIGYEAAAKLAKDAYKSGKTVREMAKEQKVLSDKRLTELLDPWRMTMPGGPVGSAGG; translated from the coding sequence ATGAAGAAGATAGCGGCAGCGACTCAATCATCACCTGCGACGAGAATTGAACGCGATACCATGGGCGAACTGGCCGTGCCGACCACGGCCTATTATGGTGTCCAGACTGCCCGCGCCATTGAGAACTTCCCGATCAGCTCGTTACGATTTCCCCGCGCCATGATCCGGGCTATGGGAATGATCAAGCGTGCTGCCGCGACGGTCAATCAGTCACTGGGTCTCCTCGATAAAAAGCCGGCAGATGCGATCAAGCTGGCTGCAACTGAAGTCGTCGAGGGGAAACTCGATGCCGAGTTCCCCGTCGACATTTTTCAAACCGGCTCAGGCACCTCGACGAATATGAATACCAACGAGGTGATCTCCAATCGCGCCACCGAGCTGTTAGGCGGAGCCCGAGGCAGTAAGTTGGTGCATCCCAACGATCACGTCAATCTGGGCCAATCCAGCAACGACGTCATTCCCACGGCCATTCACATTGCCGCCGGGGAACTGATGCAGCAGCAGCTTATTCCAGCACTCACTCGTTTACAGAAATCGCTCGCGCGTAAAGCCAACGAGTTCGACAAGATCGTCAAGATCGGCCGTACTCATTTGCAGGATGCCACGCCGGTGCGGTTGGGCCAGGAGTTTGGTGGCTATGCACGCCAGATTGAATTGGGCATTCAACGAGTCCGGCGGGCACAAGAAGCGCTCAGCGAAGTTGCTCTCGGCGGCACCGCGGTCGGCACAGGGCTCAATTGCCATCCGAAATTCCCAGCCAAGGTTATGGCCATCGTGTCGAAAGAAACCGGCTGCACTTTTAAGGAAGCGAAGAACCACTTTGAAGCGCAGTCCGCCCAGGATTCCTTGGTCGAGGCGAGCGGGGAGTTGAAGACCATTGCCGTGAGCCTCATGAAGATTGCCAACGACATTCGCTGGCTCGGTTCCGGTCCGCGTTGTGGGCTCGGCGAAATCAATCTGCCGGAGACACAGCCCGGTTCGTCCATCATGCCGGGCAAAGTCAATCCGGTGATTGCCGAATCCGTCACGATGGTCTGCGCCCAGGTGATTGGAAATGACGTGACGGTCACCGTAGGAGGGCAGGCGGCCAACTTTGAGCTGATCGTCATGTTGCCGGTGATGGCCTACAACGTATTACAATCCATCGAACTCCTCTCGACCGCCTCCACCAATTTCGCCGTCAAGTGTATCGACGGCATCAAAGCGAACGAAGAACGCTGCCGGAGCTTGATCGAGGAAAGCCTGGCCATGTGTACCGCCCTGGCTCCTGAGATCGGGTACGAAGCTGCGGCAAAGCTCGCCAAGGATGCCTATAAATCAGGCAAGACTGTGCGCGAGATGGCCAAGGAACAGAAAGTCCTTTCGGACAAACGACTCACCGAACTCCTCGACCCCTGGCGCATGACGATGCCGGGCGGGCCAGTAGGGAGCGCAGGAGGATAG
- the hflX gene encoding GTPase HflX, producing MPVDDVLSSEAAKTLAQFTHEIRRPIGLVITRRGAVQDVLVGAGTEPSPTTLTTFRASPRSLRGLRLIRSSLKDEPITQEDLTMLGLLRLDMIGTLAVTPKGEPGLLSLAHLNPPGPEKSLYTLLKSTLVHQCPVSFETFIHDLESDLQRQNTSHTMAQGQTAILVSASPKSKAEQEERLAELAELASSADLTVIDRLVQRTQGGHHRFQLGSGKLKDVLTQAMQQGADLLIFDQDLAPGQLRAIAEISDLPVIDRTQLILDIFAQRAHSREGKVQVELAQLRYMLPRLSGQGISLSRLGGGIGSRGPGETKLETDRRRIRERIDYLEREIEGFARHQDQRRSRRVRQDFPVLSIVGYTNAGKSTLLNVLTNSQVSAAPRVFETLDTTSRRLRFPQGREVIITDTVGFIRDLPKDLLAAFRTTLDELRDADLLLHVVDAGTKDLDAHIAAVDTVLKSLTLDELPRILVFNKCDQLPAGQAEVLCQRYGAIGISALHPETLRPLIRLLEERLAVLVPEGGSSRKSTPPGPLASQS from the coding sequence ATGCCAGTGGATGATGTCCTTTCATCTGAAGCGGCAAAAACCCTTGCGCAGTTCACGCACGAGATTCGCCGCCCCATCGGACTGGTCATCACGAGGCGTGGTGCCGTGCAAGACGTCTTGGTCGGCGCTGGCACCGAACCCTCTCCAACGACGTTGACCACTTTTCGTGCGAGTCCGCGATCGCTGAGGGGCCTTCGCCTGATCCGCTCGAGCTTGAAAGATGAGCCTATCACTCAAGAAGACCTCACCATGCTGGGTCTGCTTCGACTCGACATGATTGGAACGTTGGCCGTCACGCCTAAGGGGGAACCAGGCTTGCTCTCCCTGGCCCATCTGAATCCACCCGGTCCTGAAAAGTCCTTATACACACTGCTGAAGTCCACTTTGGTCCATCAATGCCCGGTGAGTTTCGAAACCTTCATTCACGACCTGGAGTCGGATCTGCAGCGTCAGAATACATCGCACACGATGGCTCAGGGGCAAACCGCCATCCTCGTGAGCGCCTCACCCAAGAGCAAAGCCGAACAGGAAGAACGCCTCGCCGAACTCGCGGAATTGGCTTCCTCCGCGGATCTCACGGTCATTGATCGCTTGGTGCAACGGACACAGGGTGGCCACCATCGATTTCAATTAGGCAGCGGTAAACTCAAAGATGTGCTGACACAAGCGATGCAGCAGGGCGCAGATCTCTTGATCTTCGATCAAGACTTAGCACCCGGACAGTTACGTGCGATTGCGGAGATCAGCGACCTGCCCGTCATCGATCGGACCCAGCTGATTCTTGACATCTTTGCGCAACGCGCGCATAGCCGGGAAGGCAAGGTGCAAGTCGAGCTGGCGCAACTTCGATATATGCTGCCGCGTCTTTCCGGTCAGGGCATAAGCCTCTCTCGATTAGGCGGAGGCATCGGCAGCAGAGGGCCTGGCGAAACAAAACTCGAAACGGATCGCCGTCGAATCAGAGAGCGCATCGACTATTTGGAGCGAGAAATCGAGGGTTTTGCCCGCCACCAAGATCAACGTCGCTCGCGCCGCGTCCGACAGGATTTCCCGGTCCTGTCCATCGTGGGGTACACGAACGCAGGCAAGTCGACGTTGCTCAACGTCCTCACGAACAGTCAGGTGAGCGCAGCCCCGCGTGTCTTTGAAACACTCGATACCACCAGCCGCCGTCTGCGTTTTCCGCAGGGCAGGGAAGTCATCATCACTGACACAGTGGGGTTTATTCGCGACCTGCCCAAAGATCTCCTCGCTGCCTTCAGAACGACATTGGATGAGTTACGCGATGCCGACCTCCTTCTCCATGTGGTGGATGCAGGGACCAAAGATCTGGACGCCCATATCGCCGCCGTCGATACCGTGCTGAAAAGCCTCACCCTCGACGAGCTTCCGCGGATCCTGGTCTTCAATAAATGCGACCAGCTTCCGGCCGGGCAGGCAGAAGTGCTCTGTCAACGCTATGGGGCGATCGGAATTTCAGCTCTGCATCCGGAGACCTTGCGTCCGCTCATTCGGCTGCTTGAAGAACGGCTGGCCGTACTCGTCCCGGAGGGCGGCTCTTCCAGGAAATCAACGCCCCCTGGCCCGCTTGCATCTCAGTCCTAA